ATTATCCGCTCCAGAGCAAGCACATGTTCATCTCTTGCGGAAATTAGCTATACGGTACAAGTCCAAAcaccaccctcctccccaaTTGTTCCTGCTCCAAATGCCCCCTCTAATCACCCATCACAACACCAGAAAAGAAATCTGGAAGAAAAACGCAAGCGTTGTTGATGTAGACCCCAGGTTCATCTTCTGGGGCCTCTGGCATGCTAATAGACCCGATATATATGTTCATCATCCAGCAAGTGGCATTTACCACGGTACAGTCTCTCAACAACTGCTTCACTTCCATCCAGGAACGCTAGGATATGAACACACAACGGCTCTTCGCAGGACATCTGCCGCACTTCTTCGCCTTCATCATCTCCCTTTGCGTGCATTCTCACGCCGTTCACAAGGACGCGCAAAGTGACGCATTACGATCCCCAAGATGTTTTTCTCCTTTGGAAATGTTCTGTTACGTCTATTATCATGTTGGGGGCATTCCTTGGACTCCACGCTAACGATTTATAATATAACAGGCCATGCTCGTTCCCGCCCTCGGAAAGCGTTACGTCCCCATGCTTGTCATGACCTCGAGCTCCTGCTGCCCACCTACAACCTATGTGAGCTGGCCCGGCGCCTCTCCCGTGCCCGAGGGCCAATCGCGTgatcgccctcgccgacgtcaacTTCATGCCCGCGGGGGTGACGCACTCTATAAGAGCTACATCTTCACGGACAACCAGAACCAGAGATACTAGACCAGGATGGCCGTCATGTCGGGCACTTTGCTTATAGCGAGAATGGCAACTTCCCAGGCTCCCAACGACATGTCAAACAAGCGCAGCGAATCACGAAACACGTGTAAGAACAAGCTATCCATATTACGTATCACACGTTGATAACGCCGTCGGCAAAAAAATCACTCCTAGCGATCGGCTATTTAATAAGCTTACCTGCCGGGGGCTGACCCCGTCCCCAGCATTTCCCCTCATTGCCGTTCGTTGCAATGCGGAGGAAAACAGGAGCAAAGTGGGGGAGTCTTTTCCACGGCAAACCACAACTGTAGATCTGCAGTGCGTTCCGGTCCGATCGGACTCTTACAACCTCCGGGCCAAGACTCTCGGACGAGATATCGGAGGTTGAGATAAATAGCTATCTGTCCCGCCAAGACTGCTGTTCCCAGTTTGTGGGCCGGGAGGGCATCATGAGGGGGTCGGGTCCCCTTCGGCGGTGAACACCTCGCCAGTTGAGGTACGTCAGTCTTGATATGAGATTCTTCGCCTCTTACTTGAAGCTGGGCGCTTCCCCACAATGCCCGCTGCCGAACAATCCTGCGAATTGAGACATCGATCTAAGAGCCGAGGAGCGCTTCGTCGGCGCGAGAGCCAAGACGCAGTGAAGAGGGCCGCGATGTCCGTCATCAAGTCTCCTCCCACAATCATACGTGTGCCTAGAAGCCGTACCCCGGGAGGAGATAAGACAGGCATCTTTCTCCAGTATTGGACCCTATCGGGATGACTACTTAAGAGAAATATGAGGCCCTCAGGATTGGATGCTCAGTGTTGAACAACCCCTTTGCGTCACAACCTACTTTTCACCACATCACTTTGTCATCTCTAGGGTTCTTTCCGAGTTCAACAACAATGGGAACCCAACGTCTTTCCAGagcgctcgtcgtcgttctAGGCGCGAGCTCAATAGCTGCATCTTCCCTACTCCCCCGCCAGAGCAATGGAACCAGCGGCGACCCCAGCCCATACTTGGACGCTGTGTCAGAGTACATCAactccatcgtcgacgacctgtGGCCCATCAACAAAGAAATTCATGACAATCCGGAACTCGGATATGAGGAGGTCAAGGCTCACGATCTCCTCACTTCCTTCATGGAGTCTCACGAGGGATGGAACGTGACTAGGTCTATCTACAACATCAGCACTGCGTTCGTAGCCGTGTTTGagggcagcggcgacgggcCTGTCGTGTCCTTCAACGCCGAGTATGGTGGGTTGACAATGCCAAAGCGCCCAGCTGATATCAAAACGTGTGTTGATAAGTCGTTACAGATGCTCTACCAGGCCTTGGACATGCCTGTGGCCACAACCTCATTGCCACGGCTTCCATCGGAGGAGCTCTCGCCACCGCGGAGATCATGCGTGCCGAGAACCTTCCAGGCAAAGTCATCTTGTTCGGCACTCCTGCTGAAGAGAGTAAGATTACTCCACTCCGTCACACTTCGATACATGATGGAAGCTGATCCAGATGTTCAGGTCTTGGTGGCAAGGTCAAGTTGCTCGAAGCGGGCGCCTTCAGAGACCACAACATCGACATCTCCCTCATCACCCACCCCACGGCGGGAGGGGACTCGCCCTACATGATCACCACCTCCACCGACCGCTTCGAAGTGGAATACTACGGCAAAGAGGCCCACGCCGCGGCCCAGCCCTGGGAGGGCGTCAACGCCCAAGACGCACTCGTCCTTGCCAACAATGCCATCGCCCTCCTTCGCCAGCAGACCCGGTCCACGGACAAGATCCACGGCATCATCACCTCGGCCGGTACGCGCATCAACATCATCCCCGCGCTGGCTCAGGCCTCGTTCCAGATCCgctccgccgacgacgaggcgctcgaggagtGGACGGAGCGCGTCATGAAGTGcttcgacgccggcgcgctGGCCACGGGCGCCGAGCTGAACGTCACCATGCGCCCGTACGGGTACTCCAACATGGTCTCCAACGACGTGCTCGCTTCTTCCTACACGAGGTACTTCACTGAGCTGGGGGGCGAGCTCCccgatgccgacgtcgacaagctgCGCGACCCGAGCGGTAGCACCGACCAGGGCAACATCAGCCACGACTTCCCGACCATCAGCCCGTACTTTGCCATCACCAACGAGAACGGCAGCGTTCCGTCCGGGGGAACCCACACTGCCGCTTTCGAGGTTGCGGCGGGCAGCCGTCCAGCCTTCGAAAAGGCTATCATGGTCGCCAAGAGCATCGCTGGTGTTGCCGTCGACGTGTTGACGGTTGACGGCATGCTTGAACAGATCAAGGAAGAGTTTGAGGCCACGCAGGGCAAGCGCAGAAAGCGTCGCTCGGTTCACTGAGCCTTTTAGTTTTACAGGCCTGCCTAGATACAATCTAGAGTCGATAATATCGTATTTATGTGGTGCACTACTCCGTCTGCTGTTTCTCATTGGATGTTGTGTGCGATTGCTAGTTCATAGTTTATCTCAGGCCCTGATCTAAAGGAAAGATTAGGCTGGAACGCTCTCGAGACTAATCGCGTAATGTTGGCGAGTCGCCCATGCAATCCAAAGTGGCTGACGAAGCACTAAATTACAACAGCGGCCAAAGTTTCTTGAACTTCCCAGATAACCAATGTCACTAGCCATATTCTTCCCTTGGTGATAATTGGCTTGCGTCTTCTGTAGTCAGTGGGAAATGAACCTGGCGGTTACGGTCGGATGTCCTCAGGGCACCCTTACCGTGTAACAAGGGACGCGACAAGTCCCTGATTCATCTTCCTCCGGTCTCAGGATCAATTTCAGTACCAACAACTTCATATTGTCAAAAGATTATAATCGCTTCCTCCCGAAGCGAAGGATAGAACCATGCACTAAGCCTGCTTCGGCAACAGTTTGACTGGACTCCAGTGAAACAAATGGATTGTAATCGTTTTCCGGTTGCTCCTAGCTCTGGGGTTAGAGCCGAGGGTCCACTGTGAATGTTACGACGTACCTTGGAGATGGGAATGCGGTCCAAATCATCGGACCAGCCTTCGTTTTTGATGACACGTGCAGCCAGCTCAGCTATTGTAATACAACTAGGGATGTAAAATGTCCCAATGCCCATCGCCAAGCCGTTTCCAAGGTTGTACTCTTTGAGAAACACGAAAACAAACTCGAATTGGAGCCGTTCTACGCCAATTTCCTCCAAATCAATTTTCTTAGGTGTCCCCGCCCAGAAGTAGAAGTTGAAGGGACGCACATGTTGCCTGCATATATCATGGATCTTCTGTCGGTTGTCGGAGAGCTTTCTGGGAGGTAGCCATGTTAGGTGATCGCCAAGAATCCAGACCTCAATCCTCTCATCGATATAGGCAAGTGTTTTTCCACCCACGGAATGAATCTCAAAGATAAGATCGTCAAGTGTCATTTCGTCGTCGCATGATATTTCCAGAGGTCGACCCGGATCATTTAGAAGTAGTGGCCGCAAGGCCATGACCCCCCTCGAGCCATGATGATGAAATGTTTTTTCTGTGACCACCTTGATGGATATGTTTGAGAAGGAACTGATGAGAGGCAAGTGGCTGTCGGAGACTCTCCCTTGATGTCTCCGGAACAAATATAGGTAGATGTCGTTGTGACCTCGTGAGAATGCCCACTCCGTTGCAGGTTGGCCATAGATTGTATCTACTGCGGTAAGACGATCATTCTTTGTGTTCATGATCGCTTTTGTGGAGACTCTGGCGCGATCCAGTCTAGAAGTGAGGTTCTCAATCTCTTGTACGAGTTGGTTGATAATTTCCCACTGCCCCGTCACAGACGCCCAGATCAAGGGCGTTCTTCCATCTTCCTTGTCGGGTTGAAATGGGTCTGCACCCTTGCTCAGAAGCTGGGCGACCATTTCTTCATGACCATGCTCGGCGAAGTAGGACAACGGACTTCGTCCCCTGAGGTCAGTTATTTCCGTCGTGATCTGTCTTGTTTCAAACACTTCAACCAGCATCTTGTATGCCCATTCTTCGTGCTGGTCTGTCGATATCACATGGTACAGGAGGCTCTCTTTCGTATATGAAAAGAAATGGTGAACCTCCTCCCTAGTTTTGAGCGTTTCGTTTCCCTTAACAAGCACTTTGCTAGCGTCCACGTCTGTCTTTTTTGATGAGCCTAGTAGTCGCAAAGCCAAGTCTCTGGTTCTCGTAGAGTGATTGGTAACCGATCGGATGATGTTGGAGGGAATGGGTGCAGCCTGTATGTTAGGGGAGGATACTTTCGCAAGTTGTCTCTCGAAGGTACTAAACATAAGATATGTCACGATAATGCCCGTCATCGCAGCGTTTGCTTTCGGTGCCTTCATTTGTTCTCCCTCAATTTTGCAATCGTTGTGAAGGAATTGGCAGACACTGTGGTGGACAAGTCGGACAGTCAGttcttcctcgtcaaccACCAGAAGGCTTCCGCAAgacgccatggccgagcGCATGTTGTTGATGACGTTTGCCGGGTTCCACTTGGGGTTTCCGGGGTCGACGCTCAGGGCCTCTTTCAGCTCTTCTATAGTAAGAGGACGATGAGAGATTGAGATGAGCCGGAGGATTTTTGTCTGGAGCGGTCGCGTCTGTGGTGACGCTGCATCGAGTATCCTTTGAAACGTTGCAGGTAGTCCTTTGGGCAAATCAAGCAATGCTTGCCTGATTTCCTGGTCTGTATGCCTCTCACATAGCGAGTCGATCTGAAGTGCCACCCAGAGAAACATGCCATCAGCCTCCTCCAGTAATGTCTTGCGAATATCGACAATAATGGCCGGGTCTCCTATGTTAAGCCGTTCTGAAGTAAGACAATCCTTCAGCTTGGCGTTGATGAAATCGACCATCTCGAGATGTTGCTGGGGCATAGTAATGGTACTCCTGTTGACTAGTTGTCGGATGTCTTTATCCAAGGATTTGCCTGCATCGAGCCGGACCGAGATGCAGACCAGTAGACTGGACTCATTTTGTAACTGACCAAGAGTAGAGCAAACAAGTGATCGCTCGCGTTGAGTGCACTCGTCTAGTCCATCGAGGAGAAACATGGGTCTTGTGCCCTTGAAGTCGCATCGTGACAGCATTTCTACCATTTCAACGATGGTTATCACTGCTGGAAGGTCGCCTTCTTGTAATGTCTCTCCGTGGGCGGAGGGAGTCTCGTGCTTGTCAAGTACCTGGCGGGCCAAGGAACCGATGATATTCCGTGCCTCCAAACTTTGAGGGAGGTCGTGTCGACAGAAGAAGTAGGCCACTGTGATCTTTAGATTCTCGGTGGCAAGATTGAGGTCATCCACAATGTTGGCCATCAGGACCGATTTCCCTGAACCCAGTTTCCCTGCCCAGATCAGCGTGCTCGAACGGGGGCTTGCTTTCCAAGAGTCGTACTCTTCATGGCGACTGAAAAGAGAAGTGCTGCCAATCTTCCTCGTCTGTTTCCAGGTAGACTCGTGGTCGTGTGCAGAACAGGCATTCAGGACATGAAGCCTATGCTTCAACTTTTGTCGTTGTGCTTGTGTCTCTGAGAATTTGGTCGATAGGGCTCTGAAGCGGGAGTTTTTAGACGATTCGTCGTCCACCTTTTGGTTCAGCAGGAGGTTGACTTCTTCCCTGATGTTGCTCGCCCAGATTTCCAGTTCAGTTTGAAACGTCTTCATCTCGGGGTCGGATAGCGACGCAGCCAACTGTCCGAGAAAAGACTTTTGCGTGAACTTAAGCAAACGGTGGCAGAGCTGAACGATGAGGATAAAGTATTCTGAGAGATGGGACGCTAGGTTTTTTGAGTGAGGGTATATGAGAGCCAAGGTCTGGTATCGAGGTGCCGAGCGGCCAACGGCCATGAAGAGAAGTGACACAGTCTCAAGGTGAGAGGAGAAATTGGCCATGAGCTACTGGCACGTCAGGAACAAAACCCAATAGGTCCTGGCTCGGGTATACAAACAAGTAGTGACATTCGCACGGCAGTCCAAACACCGCACGCAACAATGTTCTGAGAGCCGCCCACGAGGACGTCGCCAATCGAAGCGAATTGCTTTACGGCCTGGAGCACGTTGGTGAGTCGGGGGCCGAAGCACCGAACTCCGCGGCCCTTTTGAGCTGCTTGCCGGTCGATCTCGGCAGTGAGTCGCATAACATCGCTGCTGTCGGGCGGGTTGGTGCGACGATAGAGCCGCTGTTTGTTGAACGCGGCTTTTTGGTCGCTTGTCAAGTCGGCTTCGAACTGCGAGACCGCCTGTGCGAGACGGAGTTCTGCATTCCATCGGGAAGAGGCAGTACTCGGAACAAGGGCCATGGCTCGGGGTGAAAATGACAAGGTTGAGCTTGAGGCCGGGAGGAAGCCGGCTAGATCATGATACGAGTGGTATAGACACAAAGATGAGCCTAGCTCTGAAGCCCAAGCATCCTTACGATGGGTTCGAAGGAAAGAGAAGGTAAATGCTGGATCAGGCTGGAAGCTGAAATCCGGATGTGATGTGCATGTCAGCTTATGCAGCTTATGTGGCCGGGCTGGTTCCACGGCATGCGGAAGTGCCTATTGTGGCTGTGCTACTTATGACACGAGGGCATTGCAAATGAAGAGATATCATTCGCTGGATTCTATGTTCAGTCAACCTGTTAATGAGTTTCTGTTCGATTTCGCCAATCCGACGAATCACATTAGTTCAGGCTTGATTGCTGCTGGTCCTACACTCCCGCCGTCCCTACGAGAACAAACTCCAGCGGTCAAGTACGAATCATTCCATCTTAGGGCGCGTACCGCAAGGTAGTGCGTAATGCAGCTACCCGATCGTTAAATCACACATAGTAAGTGTAACACAACAGATCGTTTTTGCCTTAGAGTAAGTTGTGTAAACCCTCTTTGGCCATTGATAAAGCAGAAGACTCGGCATAAAGCGGAGCAGATGCAAATCCAAGCGGCCAAATAAGTACCTCGGCCTCATATCAAACACCCTAACATAGACCGAGGGAAAATCTGGGGAACAAAACCGCAGCTATCCCTGGATGAGAAGTAATCTATACTGCTGCAGTAACAAAttgtttccccccccccccccccccccccccccccatcaaAGCTACGGTGCCTCCATGCCCAACGTATCGTGCCTTCTTTCCTCATTTTAAGCCAGGTATAACTGTATGCTTGTCTGCAGGCTACCCGGAATCGAATTCATAATGGACACTCACTTCTAACTCAACTCACTTCAATGGCTATCTCAAGTTTGACCTTGATATTTCCATTCACGTGGCTTAGTGTGTAAGTGAAtgtgtttcttttctttAGTTCAATCTGGTATGTCACCACGTGGTAAGCTAAGTCGTTGCAGTTCTATGGAACTTCGTCACTATAAATAATTCCCTTCATCCTGGCTGTGTCCAACATCTCGGCCAAATATCAAAGCTCGTAAACAACATCGGCTACGGCTGCATTCGCTCTTCTGCCGCAACCTTTTTCTCCCGTAAAACTCGAGCTGTACTCAGTCCCCAACAACTGATACAACACTCCAACCCGTGACAATGTCTTCCTGGGAGAGCAGGAATGTGGTTCCAACGGAGAACAGCAGCACCCCAGAGCAATGGGGCGATGCGACGGGCGGTTGCGAAGCAGGAGAGAAGAACGGCCCCACGGGTACCGGCGAGAACGCCTCTAACACCAAGGGAGGCCACAAGGACCAGATTTCGGCCGCATGCATCAAAGGTGGCAGGCCATCGGGCAGCGGCTTCGGTCATCATGCTGGAAGTAAGAAGTAACGTAAAGGCCCAAGGTCTAAAAAGCCAATAGGAACAACTCGTGCGGTTCTTGACCAATCTGTCCTGCTTCTACAAGCTTATTCGAAAGTCAGTCTAGTTAAAAGCTTCATTTGATTGACTAAAAGTTGAAGCAAATTAACCACATACCTATTTTCTGTTCTTTACGGCTCCTAGTGGGAATGGTGCTGTGTGTGGTTTCCCGTGTTGCAGCAGTCAGGATTTGAGATTTGAGAGGTTCTGACTTTGATTTCACATTGGTTGTTCTCGAGAAATCATTTTTTCAAGCTCATGGACTCGGTCGATAGTATCAAACAAAACAATATTCACTATCGAGAACCTATAGAAACTAGGGCTGGGCTTCTAGGATAAGTAACGGATGCGACTTTGATTGCAGAGCAGTTTAATCAGCCCTGACCTGAAAGAGTTTCTGGATGGGCTCTGTTTGAAGAACGTTCATGTCCTTGGTCCTTGATACTGACAAGAATACTTCAAGCCCAAGTACCAAACTACCTACATTTGCTACAATGGGGACCGGGGGACCACCTATAGAGTGACGGCCGAGGCTCAACTCGATAAAGAGCCGACAACCGAGCCTGGGAAAAGACTG
This genomic interval from Colletotrichum higginsianum IMI 349063 chromosome 9, whole genome shotgun sequence contains the following:
- a CDS encoding Nacht domain protein, giving the protein MALVPSTASSRWNAELRLAQAVSQFEADLTSDQKAAFNKQRLYRRTNPPDSSDVMRLTAEIDRQAAQKGRGVRCFGPRLTNVLQAVKQFASIGDVLVGGSQNIVACGVWTAVRMSLLLMANFSSHLETVSLLFMAVGRSAPRYQTLALIYPHSKNLASHLSEYFILIVQLCHRLLKFTQKSFLGQLAASLSDPEMKTFQTELEIWASNIREEVNLLLNQKVDDESSKNSRFRALSTKFSETQAQRQKLKHRLHVLNACSAHDHESTWKQTRKIGSTSLFSRHEEYDSWKASPRSSTLIWAGKLGSGKSVLMANIVDDLNLATENLKITVAYFFCRHDLPQSLEARNIIGSLARQVLDKHETPSAHGETLQEGDLPAVITIVEMVEMLSRCDFKGTRPMFLLDGLDECTQRERSLVCSTLGQLQNESSLLVCISVRLDAGKSLDKDIRQLVNRSTITMPQQHLEMVDFINAKLKDCLTSERLNIGDPAIIVDIRKTLLEEADGMFLWVALQIDSLCERHTDQEIRQALLDLPKGLPATFQRILDAASPQTRPLQTKILRLISISHRPLTIEELKEALSVDPGNPKWNPANVINNMRSAMASCGSLLVVDEEELTVRLVHHSVCQFLHNDCKIEGEQMKAPKANAAMTGIIVTYLMFSTFERQLAKVSSPNIQAAPIPSNIIRSVTNHSTRTRDLALRLLGSSKKTDVDASKVLVKGNETLKTREEVHHFFSYTKESLLYHVISTDQHEEWAYKMLVEVFETRQITTEITDLRGRSPLSYFAEHGHEEMVAQLLSKGADPFQPDKEDGRTPLIWASVTGQWEIINQLVQEIENLTSRLDRARVSTKAIMNTKNDRLTAVDTIYGQPATEWAFSRGHNDIYLYLFRRHQGRVSDSHLPLISSFSNISIKVVTEKTFHHHGSRGVMALRPLLLNDPGRPLEISCDDEMTLDDLIFEIHSVGGKTLAYIDERIEVWILGDHLTWLPPRKLSDNRQKIHDICRQHVRPFNFYFWAGTPKKIDLEEIGVERLQFEFVFVFLKEYNLGNGLAMGIGTFYIPSCITIAELAARVIKNEGWSDDLDRIPISKEQPENDYNPFVSLESSQTVAEAGLVHGSILRFGRKRL
- a CDS encoding Aminobenzoyl-glutamate utilization protein B, producing MGTQRLSRALVVVLGASSIAASSLLPRQSNGTSGDPSPYLDAVSEYINSIVDDLWPINKEIHDNPELGYEEVKAHDLLTSFMESHEGWNVTRSIYNISTAFVAVFEGSGDGPVVSFNAEYDALPGLGHACGHNLIATASIGGALATAEIMRAENLPGKVILFGTPAEESLGGKVKLLEAGAFRDHNIDISLITHPTAGGDSPYMITTSTDRFEVEYYGKEAHAAAQPWEGVNAQDALVLANNAIALLRQQTRSTDKIHGIITSAGTRINIIPALAQASFQIRSADDEALEEWTERVMKCFDAGALATGAELNVTMRPYGYSNMVSNDVLASSYTRYFTELGGELPDADVDKLRDPSGSTDQGNISHDFPTISPYFAITNENGSVPSGGTHTAAFEVAAGSRPAFEKAIMVAKSIAGVAVDVLTVDGMLEQIKEEFEATQGKRRKRRSVH